The Brachionichthys hirsutus isolate HB-005 chromosome 8, CSIRO-AGI_Bhir_v1, whole genome shotgun sequence genome contains a region encoding:
- the dyrk3 gene encoding dual specificity tyrosine-phosphorylation-regulated kinase 3 isoform X2, whose translation MMIISRKPEGPIVAARHGDGLYDSYMRTDHVLKDDAGTNSPSGLPPMPKHTAVSNKTVMRDQVSVRGGQLKVKYLYEDSTNNRKVNAIPTASTLNSGTAGQTPTKPALVSSLSKERSVDMNESIRSTESGGKLCGPLSPDQAVRLYQSQLTPLEQTEIHSYPDVYFVGPGAKKRPAVAGGSNNCGYDDEQGGYVHVPHDHLAYRYEFLKIIGKGSFGQVAKVYDHKLQQHLALKMVRNEKRFHRQAQEEIRILEHLRKQDRSGTMNAVHMLENFTFRSHICMTFELLSMNLYELIKRNKFQGFSLPLVRKFAHSILQCLEALSRHRIIHCDLKPENILLKQQGRSGIKVIDFGSSCFEHQRVYTYIQSRFYRAPEVILGSRYGLAIDMWSFGCILAELLTGYPLFPGEDEGDQLACVMELLGMPPQKVLEQAKRAKNFINSKGHPRYCGANILPTGATVLTGSRSRRGKMRGPPGSKEWTAALKGCEDPTFTDFIKRCLDWDPSSRLTPSQALRHPWLYRRLPKPLPGTDKSPGATVKRLSEHHSTSFPSILAKGGGLGSTVASSKLRSNMMGDSGEAVALRTVLPKLVS comes from the exons ATGATGATTATAAGCAGGAAGCCGGAGGGCCCGATAGTCGCAG CACGGCACGGTGATGGTCTCTACGACTCCTACATGAGGACAGACCACGTCCTGAAGGACGACGCTGGTACCAACAGCCCGTCTGGACTGCCCCCCATGCCCAAACACACT GCTGTCAGTAACAAGACAGTAATGAGGGATCAGGTGAGTGTCCGAGGTGGCCAGCTGAAGGTCAAATACCTGTATGAGGACTCCACCAACAACCGAAAGGTGAATGCCATACCGACGGCGAGCACGCTGAACAGCGGGACCGCTGGTCAGACACCCACCAAACCTGCCCTCGTGTCCAGCCTGTCCAAGGAGCGCAGCGTCGA CATGAATGAATCCATCCGCAGCACGGAATCCGGTGGGAAACTGTGTGGCCCCCTCAGCCCAGACCAGGCTGTGAGGCTGTACCAATCACAGCTGACCCCCCTGGAGCAGACGGAGATCCACTCCTACCCAGACGTCTACTTTGTGGGACCCGGTGCTAAGAAGAGGCCCGCCGTAGCAGGAGGCAGCAACAACTGTGGCTACGATGATGAGCAGGGGGGTTATGTTCACGTCCCCCACGACCACCTGGCGTACCGCTACGAGTTCCTCAAG ATTATAGGTAAAGGTAGCTTTGGCCAGGTGGCTAAGGTGTACGACcacaagctgcagcagcacctggCTCTGAAGATGGTGCGCAACGAGAAGCGCTTCCACCGGCAGGCGCAGGAGGAGATCCGCATCCTGGAGCACCTGCGGAAGCAGGATCGCAGCGGCACCATGAACGCCGTGCACATGCTGGAGAACTTCACCTTCCGCAGCCACATCTGCATGACCTTTGAGCTGCTGAGCATGAACCTGTACGAGCTCATCAAGCGCAACAAGTTCCAGGGCTTCAGCCTGCCGCTGGTCAGGAAGTTTGCACACTCCATCCTGCAGTGCCTGGAGGCCCTGAGCCGGCACAGGATCATCCACTGTGACCTCAAGCCGGAGAACATCCTGCTCAAGCAGCAGGGCCGCAGCGGCATCAAG gtgaTTGACTTTGGCTCCAGCTGTTTCGAGCACCAGCGGGTCTACACCTACATCCAGTCCCGGTTCTACCGCGCTCCAGAGGTGATCCTGGGCTCGCGCTACGGCCTCGCCATTGACATGTGGAGCTTTGGCTGCATACTGGCGGAGCTGCTGACCGGCTACCCCCTGTTCCCTGGGGAGGACGAGGGAGACCAGCTGGCCTGTGTCATGGAGCTGTTGGGTATGCCCCCCCAGAAGGTCCTGGAGCAGGCCAAGAGGGCGAAGAACTTCATCAACTCCAAGGGCCACCCTCGATACTGCGGAGCCAACATCCTCCCTACGGGGGCTACTGTTCTGACGGGGTCTCGTTCTCGTCGTGGTAAGATGAGAGGCCCCCCCGGCAGCAAGGAGTGGACCGCGGCGCTCAAGGGCTGTGAGGACCCCACCTTTACTGACTTCATAAAGAGGTGTTTGGACTGGGATCCCTCGTCCCGTCTCACCCCCAGCCAGGCCCTCAGACACCCTTGGCTGTATCGACGCCTGCCCAAGCCCCTCCCTGGGACTGATAAGAGCCCGGGGGCCACGGTGAAACGGCTCTCTGAGCACCACAGCACCTCCTTCCCCTCCATCCTGGCCAAGGGCGGGGGCTTAGGCTCCACTGTGGCCAGCAGCAAACTGAGGAGTAACATGATGGGAGATTCTGGGGAGGCCGTAGCGCTGCGTACCGTCCTCCCCAAACTCGTctcttag
- the dyrk3 gene encoding dual specificity tyrosine-phosphorylation-regulated kinase 3 isoform X1 produces MMIISRKPEGPIVAARHGDGLYDSYMRTDHVLKDDAGTNSPSGLPPMPKHTAVSNKTVMRDQVSVRGGQLKVKYLYEDSTNNRKVNAIPTASTLNSGTAGQTPTKPALVSSLSKERSVDSTESGGKLCGPLSPDQAVRLYQSQLTPLEQTEIHSYPDVYFVGPGAKKRPAVAGGSNNCGYDDEQGGYVHVPHDHLAYRYEFLKIIGKGSFGQVAKVYDHKLQQHLALKMVRNEKRFHRQAQEEIRILEHLRKQDRSGTMNAVHMLENFTFRSHICMTFELLSMNLYELIKRNKFQGFSLPLVRKFAHSILQCLEALSRHRIIHCDLKPENILLKQQGRSGIKVIDFGSSCFEHQRVYTYIQSRFYRAPEVILGSRYGLAIDMWSFGCILAELLTGYPLFPGEDEGDQLACVMELLGMPPQKVLEQAKRAKNFINSKGHPRYCGANILPTGATVLTGSRSRRGKMRGPPGSKEWTAALKGCEDPTFTDFIKRCLDWDPSSRLTPSQALRHPWLYRRLPKPLPGTDKSPGATVKRLSEHHSTSFPSILAKGGGLGSTVASSKLRSNMMGDSGEAVALRTVLPKLVS; encoded by the exons ATGATGATTATAAGCAGGAAGCCGGAGGGCCCGATAGTCGCAG CACGGCACGGTGATGGTCTCTACGACTCCTACATGAGGACAGACCACGTCCTGAAGGACGACGCTGGTACCAACAGCCCGTCTGGACTGCCCCCCATGCCCAAACACACT GCTGTCAGTAACAAGACAGTAATGAGGGATCAGGTGAGTGTCCGAGGTGGCCAGCTGAAGGTCAAATACCTGTATGAGGACTCCACCAACAACCGAAAGGTGAATGCCATACCGACGGCGAGCACGCTGAACAGCGGGACCGCTGGTCAGACACCCACCAAACCTGCCCTCGTGTCCAGCCTGTCCAAGGAGCGCAGCGTCGACAG CACGGAATCCGGTGGGAAACTGTGTGGCCCCCTCAGCCCAGACCAGGCTGTGAGGCTGTACCAATCACAGCTGACCCCCCTGGAGCAGACGGAGATCCACTCCTACCCAGACGTCTACTTTGTGGGACCCGGTGCTAAGAAGAGGCCCGCCGTAGCAGGAGGCAGCAACAACTGTGGCTACGATGATGAGCAGGGGGGTTATGTTCACGTCCCCCACGACCACCTGGCGTACCGCTACGAGTTCCTCAAG ATTATAGGTAAAGGTAGCTTTGGCCAGGTGGCTAAGGTGTACGACcacaagctgcagcagcacctggCTCTGAAGATGGTGCGCAACGAGAAGCGCTTCCACCGGCAGGCGCAGGAGGAGATCCGCATCCTGGAGCACCTGCGGAAGCAGGATCGCAGCGGCACCATGAACGCCGTGCACATGCTGGAGAACTTCACCTTCCGCAGCCACATCTGCATGACCTTTGAGCTGCTGAGCATGAACCTGTACGAGCTCATCAAGCGCAACAAGTTCCAGGGCTTCAGCCTGCCGCTGGTCAGGAAGTTTGCACACTCCATCCTGCAGTGCCTGGAGGCCCTGAGCCGGCACAGGATCATCCACTGTGACCTCAAGCCGGAGAACATCCTGCTCAAGCAGCAGGGCCGCAGCGGCATCAAG gtgaTTGACTTTGGCTCCAGCTGTTTCGAGCACCAGCGGGTCTACACCTACATCCAGTCCCGGTTCTACCGCGCTCCAGAGGTGATCCTGGGCTCGCGCTACGGCCTCGCCATTGACATGTGGAGCTTTGGCTGCATACTGGCGGAGCTGCTGACCGGCTACCCCCTGTTCCCTGGGGAGGACGAGGGAGACCAGCTGGCCTGTGTCATGGAGCTGTTGGGTATGCCCCCCCAGAAGGTCCTGGAGCAGGCCAAGAGGGCGAAGAACTTCATCAACTCCAAGGGCCACCCTCGATACTGCGGAGCCAACATCCTCCCTACGGGGGCTACTGTTCTGACGGGGTCTCGTTCTCGTCGTGGTAAGATGAGAGGCCCCCCCGGCAGCAAGGAGTGGACCGCGGCGCTCAAGGGCTGTGAGGACCCCACCTTTACTGACTTCATAAAGAGGTGTTTGGACTGGGATCCCTCGTCCCGTCTCACCCCCAGCCAGGCCCTCAGACACCCTTGGCTGTATCGACGCCTGCCCAAGCCCCTCCCTGGGACTGATAAGAGCCCGGGGGCCACGGTGAAACGGCTCTCTGAGCACCACAGCACCTCCTTCCCCTCCATCCTGGCCAAGGGCGGGGGCTTAGGCTCCACTGTGGCCAGCAGCAAACTGAGGAGTAACATGATGGGAGATTCTGGGGAGGCCGTAGCGCTGCGTACCGTCCTCCCCAAACTCGTctcttag